A region of uncultured Acidilobus sp. JCHS DNA encodes the following proteins:
- a CDS encoding oligopeptide/dipeptide ABC transporter, ATP-binding protein, C-terminal domain — translation MAEKGGLLPPLLRVEGLKVYFHMPRGVVRAVDEVNIYLNKGEIIGIAGESGSGKSTLALGIMRLIMPPGFIEGGNVYFDDTEVLHLPEKVFNSEYRWKRIAMVFQGSMNGFTPVYKIRDQIKEVLEVHGYTGDPDQRVNELMKMVNLDPSIADRYPHELSGGQKQRAFIAMALALNPQVLIADEPTTALDVITQTHIINLLKQLRKELDISIIFITHDIALMSMIADRMYIMYAGRIVEHADTADIVRKPKHPYTKLLMEAVPDPSKDYIKGIPGFMPDLARLPPGCRFQTRCPFVMDICKREEPRLKRVENSEVACWLYG, via the coding sequence GTGGCTGAGAAGGGAGGGCTTTTGCCGCCTCTGCTGAGGGTTGAGGGGCTAAAGGTATACTTCCATATGCCTAGGGGCGTGGTAAGGGCCGTCGACGAGGTTAACATCTACCTGAACAAGGGCGAGATCATAGGCATAGCCGGCGAGAGCGGCAGCGGCAAGAGCACGTTAGCCCTGGGCATAATGAGGCTGATAATGCCGCCAGGCTTCATAGAGGGCGGTAATGTCTACTTTGACGACACCGAGGTGCTGCACCTGCCCGAGAAGGTCTTCAACAGCGAGTACAGGTGGAAGAGGATAGCGATGGTGTTCCAGGGCTCTATGAACGGCTTTACTCCGGTTTACAAGATAAGGGATCAGATAAAGGAGGTCCTAGAGGTTCACGGCTATACAGGCGACCCTGACCAGAGGGTCAACGAACTCATGAAAATGGTCAACCTGGACCCCTCTATAGCTGACAGGTACCCTCACGAGCTAAGCGGCGGACAGAAGCAGAGGGCCTTCATAGCGATGGCTCTAGCCCTTAACCCACAGGTCCTCATAGCGGATGAGCCAACTACAGCCCTTGACGTAATAACGCAGACTCACATCATAAACCTCCTGAAGCAGTTGAGGAAGGAGCTTGACATATCCATTATCTTTATAACCCACGACATAGCCTTGATGTCGATGATCGCAGACAGAATGTACATAATGTATGCAGGGAGGATAGTTGAGCACGCCGACACCGCTGATATAGTTAGGAAGCCTAAGCACCCATACACCAAGCTGCTCATGGAGGCCGTGCCAGACCCGTCAAAGGATTACATAAAGGGCATACCGGGCTTCATGCCTGACCTGGCCAGGCTCCCCCCTGGCTGCAGGTTCCAGACCAGGTGTCCATTCGTAATGGATATCTGTAAGCGCGAGGAGCCCAGGCTTAAGAGGGTCGAGAACTCGGAGGTCGCGTGCTGGCTCTACGGGTGA
- a CDS encoding Glycine/serine hydroxymethyltransferase produces MGVREELAKVFELTNAHNMWRLRESINLIASENVMSPAAMAVYVSDPMHRYAEGKPFKRHYQGVKYIDELEVLADELMGRLFETDMVDLRPVSGTIANAATFRVLAQPGDKAVIAPVQAGAHVSHTKFGTLGALGIQQVELPYDDERMNVDVDRAVKLIEEVKPKFAVLGGSVYLFPHPVKEIAEAVHSVGGKLVYDAAHVLGLIAGGAWENPLKHGADVMTASTHKTFPGPQGGVILASNKEIFKEIGKTIFPWFVSNHHLHRLPATAVTALEMLEFGRQYADQVIRNAKRLAEALAERGFTVLAEHMGYTMSHQVLLDVTKQGGGAKAALLLEEANIIVNKNLLPKDPPEAVKDPSGLRIGVQEMTRFGMKEDEMDVIADFMERVLIKGEEPSKVRGEVKSFRSNFTKVHYGFRLEDLSGVVYSNALSLLE; encoded by the coding sequence TTGGGCGTAAGGGAAGAGCTAGCTAAGGTATTCGAGCTAACGAACGCTCATAACATGTGGAGGTTGAGGGAGTCCATTAACCTCATAGCGAGTGAGAACGTGATGTCGCCAGCAGCGATGGCGGTCTACGTAAGTGACCCCATGCACAGGTACGCCGAGGGTAAGCCTTTCAAGAGGCACTACCAGGGCGTTAAGTACATAGACGAGCTCGAGGTGCTGGCGGACGAGCTTATGGGCAGGCTCTTCGAGACCGACATGGTCGACCTGAGGCCTGTCAGCGGCACGATAGCCAACGCGGCCACCTTCAGGGTGTTAGCTCAGCCTGGCGACAAGGCCGTCATAGCGCCTGTGCAGGCCGGGGCTCACGTGAGCCACACGAAGTTTGGGACCCTGGGCGCCCTTGGCATACAACAGGTCGAGCTCCCCTACGATGATGAGAGGATGAACGTTGACGTGGACAGGGCCGTCAAGTTGATTGAGGAGGTCAAGCCCAAGTTCGCTGTACTAGGGGGCAGCGTGTACCTCTTCCCTCACCCAGTGAAGGAGATCGCAGAGGCCGTTCACTCCGTAGGGGGCAAACTGGTCTACGACGCAGCCCACGTGCTTGGTCTAATAGCTGGGGGCGCGTGGGAGAACCCGCTTAAGCACGGGGCTGACGTTATGACGGCCTCGACACATAAGACGTTCCCAGGACCTCAGGGCGGGGTTATCCTGGCGTCCAACAAGGAGATCTTCAAGGAGATAGGTAAAACAATATTCCCCTGGTTCGTCAGCAATCACCACCTCCACAGGCTCCCGGCGACAGCTGTCACGGCCCTTGAGATGTTGGAGTTCGGGCGTCAGTACGCTGACCAGGTGATCAGGAACGCCAAGAGGCTGGCCGAGGCTCTTGCGGAGAGAGGCTTCACAGTGCTAGCTGAGCACATGGGTTACACCATGAGTCATCAGGTACTGCTGGACGTAACTAAACAAGGGGGAGGCGCGAAGGCCGCCCTTCTGCTTGAGGAAGCTAACATTATAGTGAACAAGAACCTCCTGCCAAAGGACCCACCCGAGGCCGTCAAGGACCCGAGCGGCCTAAGGATTGGCGTACAGGAGATGACGAGGTTTGGCATGAAGGAGGATGAGATGGATGTCATAGCGGACTTCATGGAGAGGGTCCTGATAAAGGGCGAGGAGCCTTCTAAGGTGAGGGGGGAGGTCAAGAGCTTCAGGTCTAACTTCACGAAGGTTCACTACGGCTTCAGGCTTGAGGACCTTAGCGGCGTGGTCTACTCAAACGCCCTAAGCCTGCTAGAGTGA
- a CDS encoding Ribosomal protein L16/L10E: MPMRPGRCYSHVTSQPYTRREYIHGAPQPKISKFTAGTPSLTDSYEVKVSLVVLERGQIRSEALEAARVAASKYLSTNVGDANYFMVVKKYPHQVIRENKMMAFAGADRLQDGMRLSFGTPIGVAAIVEPGDAIIEVYGRASDLDKIKEALRRAASKLPHSTRVFVQPRSSGNSSSGSS, translated from the coding sequence ATGCCCATGAGGCCAGGCCGGTGCTACTCCCATGTAACCAGCCAGCCCTACACCAGGAGGGAGTACATACACGGCGCCCCTCAGCCCAAGATATCAAAGTTCACCGCTGGTACCCCGTCCCTTACTGACTCCTATGAGGTCAAGGTCTCACTGGTCGTGCTGGAGCGCGGCCAGATAAGGTCAGAGGCGCTCGAGGCCGCAAGGGTGGCAGCGTCTAAGTACCTCTCCACGAACGTAGGTGACGCCAACTACTTCATGGTCGTTAAGAAGTACCCTCATCAGGTCATCAGGGAGAACAAGATGATGGCCTTCGCGGGCGCTGACAGGCTTCAGGACGGGATGAGGCTCTCCTTCGGGACGCCTATAGGAGTCGCTGCTATAGTGGAGCCTGGCGACGCCATAATAGAGGTCTACGGCAGGGCCTCAGACCTGGACAAGATAAAGGAGGCGCTGAGGAGGGCCGCCTCCAAGCTGCCCCACAGCACTAGGGTCTTCGTCCAGCCAAGGAGCTCTGGCAACAGCAGCTCCGGCAGCAGTTAA
- a CDS encoding Acyl-CoA dehydrogenase, whose translation MSKAESVIGFLTGRLPSMAEEIDNRNELSAEFLQGLREAGAFDSLSMSLSELMNVVRVASRWSPAVAHVIMTSATVARRVRQDGRVYSLCVTEPGGGSDIKANLKTIAEERAGGEAYVTGEKVYASNAIYASHFLVLAQGPSGPTLYLVERGPGVKVEKQELFTFRGAGVSKVAFEGATGVRVGTSGKGIREALETINYERLSYGAIGLGIKDGFFEEVGPKALTKKIFGVELGDYQGIRWYFADVEIKSRLLETLLEVAVARAESKGAVDPYDAAVSKLMGAEVAQRAAWLAVQVMGGAGFARGTRLERLTRDARTLDIGAGAREVLLDFVGEQAVKRYRGH comes from the coding sequence TTGAGCAAGGCAGAATCAGTCATAGGGTTCCTCACGGGCCGCCTGCCATCAATGGCCGAGGAAATAGATAACAGAAACGAGCTCAGCGCGGAGTTCCTTCAGGGACTGAGGGAGGCTGGCGCCTTTGACTCGCTGTCCATGTCCCTGAGCGAGCTGATGAACGTCGTCCGCGTAGCCTCAAGGTGGAGCCCTGCGGTAGCCCACGTAATAATGACCTCTGCTACCGTTGCCAGGAGGGTGAGGCAGGACGGCAGGGTCTACTCGCTCTGCGTCACGGAGCCCGGCGGCGGCAGCGATATAAAGGCCAACCTGAAGACGATCGCTGAAGAGCGGGCCGGGGGAGAGGCATACGTAACAGGGGAGAAGGTATACGCAAGCAACGCCATATACGCTAGCCACTTCCTCGTGCTGGCCCAAGGCCCCTCAGGGCCTACGCTCTACCTAGTTGAGAGGGGGCCAGGTGTTAAGGTCGAGAAGCAGGAGCTCTTCACCTTCAGGGGGGCTGGGGTTTCAAAGGTCGCCTTTGAGGGAGCGACAGGGGTTCGGGTCGGCACATCTGGTAAGGGGATAAGGGAGGCCCTTGAGACTATCAACTATGAGAGGCTCAGCTACGGCGCGATAGGCCTGGGGATAAAGGACGGGTTCTTTGAGGAGGTGGGCCCTAAGGCCTTAACCAAGAAGATCTTTGGAGTTGAGCTGGGGGACTACCAGGGCATAAGGTGGTACTTCGCGGACGTCGAGATTAAGTCAAGGCTTCTGGAGACCCTGCTGGAGGTGGCCGTGGCCAGGGCTGAGTCTAAAGGAGCTGTTGACCCCTATGACGCTGCTGTCTCAAAGCTGATGGGCGCTGAGGTCGCCCAGAGAGCCGCGTGGCTGGCCGTGCAGGTTATGGGAGGGGCAGGCTTTGCAAGGGGTACAAGGCTTGAGAGGTTGACGAGGGACGCAAGGACGCTTGACATAGGGGCTGGAGCGCGCGAGGTCCTGCTGGACTTCGTAGGGGAGCAGGCTGTAAAGAGGTACAGAGGACATTAG
- a CDS encoding HTH domain — MEATAQRSQKSLRALIRCASIPDPDVSAQIISILLERKEVSVKDLTKELGVSYPLVLRVINDLTGLGITTTSKLKMEGRGRPRKLVRINVGKLSELLEECRRNLSEVESLIASLSTSSGPAGEAAASAPTS; from the coding sequence ATGGAGGCGACGGCCCAGAGGTCGCAGAAGTCCCTGAGGGCGCTTATCAGGTGCGCCTCTATACCTGACCCTGACGTGTCAGCCCAGATAATATCGATACTCCTTGAGCGCAAGGAGGTGAGCGTTAAGGACCTTACCAAGGAGCTCGGGGTTAGCTACCCCTTAGTACTCAGGGTAATTAATGACCTCACCGGCCTCGGGATAACCACAACGAGCAAGCTCAAGATGGAGGGCAGGGGAAGGCCTAGAAAGCTCGTGAGGATCAACGTAGGAAAGCTATCCGAGCTCCTAGAGGAGTGTAGGAGGAACCTCAGCGAGGTAGAGAGCCTGATAGCCTCCTTAAGTACGAGCAGCGGGCCAGCTGGTGAAGCCGCAGCTAGCGCGCCAACGAGCTAA
- a CDS encoding triosephosphate isomerase: MARLIFAINYKAYETAFNERSLDIARAASRLSSRYQGVRIILAVPAAVMGRILQAYEDVYVEHVDPIDFGAYTGYLPASAAKLIGAKGVLANHSEHKMVYRDVEKVVKAVKAQGLEVMTCADTPGEAAGLAYLRPDFIAIEPPELIGTGISVSRARPEVITDGVKAVKAIADIPVLAGAGITYREDVIKAIELGASGILLASAVMKAKEPEKVMEEFADALSSLAR, translated from the coding sequence TTGGCTAGGCTGATATTTGCTATTAACTACAAGGCGTATGAGACGGCCTTTAACGAGAGGTCCCTTGATATAGCTAGGGCCGCCTCAAGGCTCTCCTCAAGGTATCAGGGCGTTAGGATAATCTTAGCGGTGCCCGCGGCTGTCATGGGTAGGATACTCCAGGCCTATGAAGACGTCTACGTTGAGCACGTGGACCCCATAGATTTCGGGGCCTACACGGGCTACCTGCCGGCGTCAGCAGCGAAGCTCATAGGCGCCAAGGGAGTTCTTGCAAACCACAGCGAGCACAAGATGGTCTACCGCGACGTAGAGAAGGTGGTAAAGGCCGTAAAGGCCCAGGGCCTTGAGGTCATGACCTGCGCTGACACGCCGGGGGAGGCGGCAGGCCTCGCTTATCTCAGGCCTGACTTCATAGCCATCGAGCCGCCCGAGCTGATAGGGACTGGCATCTCAGTCTCAAGAGCCAGGCCTGAGGTGATAACTGATGGGGTTAAGGCGGTTAAGGCCATTGCCGATATACCGGTCCTAGCCGGGGCAGGGATAACCTACAGAGAGGACGTGATTAAGGCCATAGAGCTCGGAGCCAGCGGCATACTGCTGGCCAGCGCTGTCATGAAGGCCAAGGAGCCAGAAAAGGTCATGGAGGAATTCGCTGACGCCCTTAGCTCGTTGGCGCGCTAG
- a CDS encoding Archaeal fructose 1,6-bisphosphatase yields the protein MSSSQSEKKTTISVIKADIGSLAGHHKAHPDTLLAASRVLAEGKKQGIIVDYYVTAVGDDVQLIMTHFRGPNDPKVHELAWDAFKEATKVSRELGLYAAGQDLLSDTFSGNVRGLGPGVAELEFKERPSEPIAVFMADKTEPSAFNLPLFRIFADPFNTAGLVIDPKLHEGFIFTVLDVMEGRAVDMRAPEELYDLLALIGTTSRYVIKYVHRKDGEPAAVVSSERLNLIAGKYIGKDDPVMIVRAQSGFPALGEILEAFSFPHLVAGWMRGSHAGPLMPVGMKDAKMTRFDGPPRVMGLGFNLKEGRLVGPSDLFDDVAFDETRRTAQMITEYMRRHGPFMPHRLGPEEMEYTTLPDVLKRLENRFKPFDLGYKPVIRREELLEPTHGD from the coding sequence TTGTCATCGTCGCAGAGCGAAAAGAAAACGACCATAAGCGTGATCAAGGCCGACATCGGTAGCCTTGCAGGACATCACAAGGCTCACCCAGACACGCTCCTCGCGGCCTCAAGGGTGCTGGCCGAGGGCAAGAAGCAGGGCATAATAGTGGACTACTACGTGACGGCCGTAGGTGACGACGTCCAGCTAATAATGACGCACTTCAGGGGCCCCAACGACCCGAAGGTCCACGAGCTCGCCTGGGACGCCTTCAAGGAGGCCACAAAGGTCTCTAGGGAGCTTGGCCTCTACGCTGCTGGCCAGGACCTACTTAGCGACACCTTCAGCGGCAACGTGAGGGGGCTGGGGCCAGGCGTCGCAGAGCTTGAGTTTAAGGAGAGGCCCTCAGAGCCCATAGCCGTCTTCATGGCTGACAAGACGGAGCCCAGCGCCTTCAACCTCCCGCTCTTCAGGATCTTCGCTGACCCGTTCAACACGGCAGGCCTCGTGATAGACCCTAAGCTTCACGAGGGCTTCATCTTCACGGTGCTCGACGTAATGGAGGGCAGAGCAGTCGACATGAGGGCGCCTGAGGAGCTTTACGACCTCCTGGCCCTCATAGGGACTACCTCAAGGTACGTTATAAAGTACGTCCACCGCAAGGACGGTGAGCCGGCAGCTGTCGTCAGCTCAGAGAGGCTTAACCTGATAGCAGGAAAGTACATAGGGAAGGACGACCCGGTCATGATCGTCAGGGCCCAGTCGGGCTTCCCTGCGCTGGGCGAGATACTGGAGGCCTTCTCGTTCCCGCACCTCGTGGCCGGCTGGATGAGAGGTAGCCACGCAGGCCCCCTGATGCCGGTGGGCATGAAGGACGCTAAGATGACCAGGTTCGATGGGCCGCCTAGGGTCATGGGCCTCGGGTTCAACTTGAAGGAGGGCAGGCTCGTGGGTCCAAGCGACCTCTTTGACGACGTGGCCTTTGATGAGACCAGGAGGACGGCCCAGATGATAACGGAGTACATGAGAAGACATGGACCCTTCATGCCGCACAGGCTGGGGCCCGAGGAAATGGAGTACACGACGCTGCCAGACGTGCTTAAGAGACTTGAGAACAGGTTCAAGCCCTTCGACCTTGGCTATAAGCCTGTGATCAGGAGGGAGGAGCTACTGGAGCCAACCCATGGTGACTGA
- a CDS encoding putative integral membrane protein DUF46, whose translation MNSLLSQLIELIIYVLPAMVANGAPVIMNGPPPVDFGRRFIDGRRIFGDGKTWGGLLGGMTAGTLFGAIEAVAVGADLIPYAALASLGALIGDLFGSFIKRRLGLERGQQAPVLDQLGFYVFALLFLYIVGKTFPLVDEVLWALAIYGLHRATNWGAYKLGLKKVPW comes from the coding sequence TTGAACAGCCTGCTGAGTCAGCTCATTGAGCTGATAATATATGTCCTGCCGGCCATGGTCGCTAACGGGGCGCCGGTGATAATGAATGGCCCTCCTCCTGTTGACTTCGGCAGGAGGTTCATAGATGGCAGGAGGATATTCGGCGACGGTAAGACGTGGGGAGGCCTGCTTGGGGGGATGACTGCTGGCACCCTCTTTGGCGCTATAGAGGCTGTGGCCGTTGGGGCTGACCTAATCCCCTACGCGGCTCTAGCGTCTTTAGGCGCACTGATAGGCGACCTCTTTGGCTCCTTCATTAAGAGAAGGCTAGGTCTTGAGAGAGGGCAGCAGGCCCCCGTCCTTGACCAGCTGGGGTTCTACGTGTTCGCCCTGCTCTTCCTTTACATAGTAGGCAAGACCTTTCCGCTTGTGGATGAGGTCCTTTGGGCGCTCGCAATATATGGACTACATAGGGCCACTAACTGGGGGGCCTATAAGCTGGGCCTCAAGAAGGTGCCCTGGTGA
- a CDS encoding Ribosomal protein L15 has translation MTWTIPRARKKSRKLRGRTRTMGWGRIGQHRKSGSRGGRGAAGLGKHKKSWMLRYAPNWFGKRGFRNPTSRGEQPAIDLERLEAIVRDLAARGQAKIEDGKYVVDLEELGYAKLLGRGKITISVKVIVPSASGKAVEKVKAAGGEVVIKGAEGAGPK, from the coding sequence ATGACCTGGACGATACCGAGGGCCAGGAAGAAGTCGAGGAAGCTGAGGGGAAGGACTAGGACGATGGGCTGGGGCAGGATAGGCCAGCACAGGAAGTCAGGCAGCAGGGGAGGAAGGGGAGCGGCAGGGCTTGGTAAGCACAAGAAGTCGTGGATGCTGAGGTACGCCCCTAACTGGTTTGGCAAGAGGGGCTTCAGGAACCCAACATCAAGGGGCGAGCAGCCAGCCATAGACCTTGAGCGCCTGGAGGCGATAGTGAGGGACCTGGCCGCGAGGGGCCAGGCGAAGATTGAGGACGGAAAGTACGTTGTGGACCTGGAGGAGCTTGGCTACGCCAAGCTGCTGGGCCGCGGCAAGATAACGATAAGCGTTAAGGTCATAGTGCCCTCGGCCTCAGGCAAGGCCGTGGAGAAGGTCAAGGCGGCTGGCGGCGAGGTAGTGATTAAGGGGGCTGAGGGAGCAGGTCCTAAGTGA
- a CDS encoding 50S ribosomal protein L30P, archaeal: MAYLIIRIRGEADQHPDVRKTLELLRLRRIYIATVYPDSLPGIQGMLKRAQTAITWGEVEPKVLEELIRRRGRLLGEVPITDEWVKERLKLNGIAELAEKVANNEIQYHKLTDYGVKPFFRLHPPSGGFKRSVKKLYPEGELGYRGKEINELVQRMF, from the coding sequence TTGGCTTACCTAATAATAAGGATCAGGGGCGAGGCCGACCAGCACCCTGATGTTAGGAAGACGCTTGAGCTGCTGAGGCTCAGGCGAATATACATAGCGACGGTATACCCCGACAGCCTGCCAGGCATCCAGGGTATGCTGAAGAGGGCCCAGACAGCTATAACCTGGGGCGAGGTGGAGCCGAAGGTCCTCGAGGAGCTCATAAGGAGGAGGGGGAGGCTACTCGGCGAGGTGCCGATAACCGATGAGTGGGTTAAGGAGAGGCTCAAGCTGAACGGCATAGCTGAGCTCGCTGAGAAAGTGGCGAACAATGAGATTCAGTACCATAAGCTAACGGACTACGGCGTGAAGCCCTTCTTCAGGCTTCACCCGCCGAGCGGGGGCTTCAAGAGGTCTGTTAAGAAGCTCTACCCGGAGGGGGAGCTCGGGTACAGGGGGAAGGAAATAAATGAACTGGTCCAGAGGATGTTTTGA
- a CDS encoding ribosomal protein S5(archaeal type)/S2(eukaryote cytosolic type), with product MPQPQLEEWVPKTKVGRLVKEGKIANIEEIFRRNLPILEPEIVDVLLPGLQAEVIDITHVQKMTDAGRVTRYRVTVVVGNRDGYVGLGKGKAKQLRDAIDKAIRDAKLNITPVRRGCGSWECTCGEPHSVPFTVEGKSGSVRVVLKPAPKGTGLVAGNVAKVVLSLAGIKDVWSQTFGETRTTYNFARATYLALRNTYRFVTYQDWTR from the coding sequence ATGCCTCAGCCCCAGCTTGAGGAGTGGGTCCCAAAGACAAAGGTGGGCAGGCTCGTTAAGGAGGGTAAGATAGCGAACATAGAGGAGATCTTCAGGAGGAACCTGCCGATACTGGAGCCCGAGATAGTTGACGTGCTTCTTCCAGGCCTCCAGGCAGAGGTCATAGACATAACCCATGTCCAGAAGATGACCGACGCCGGAAGGGTGACCAGGTACAGGGTAACTGTAGTTGTAGGTAACAGGGACGGCTACGTGGGCCTCGGCAAGGGCAAGGCCAAGCAGCTAAGGGACGCCATAGACAAGGCCATAAGGGACGCCAAGCTGAACATAACGCCTGTGAGGAGGGGCTGCGGCAGCTGGGAGTGCACATGCGGCGAGCCCCACAGCGTCCCGTTCACAGTCGAGGGCAAGAGCGGTAGTGTAAGGGTGGTCCTGAAGCCTGCGCCAAAGGGGACAGGCCTCGTGGCCGGTAACGTAGCCAAGGTGGTCCTGTCGTTAGCTGGAATCAAGGACGTGTGGTCACAGACCTTTGGCGAGACGAGGACAACCTACAACTTCGCCAGGGCCACGTACCTCGCGCTTAGGAACACCTACAGGTTCGTAACTTATCAGGACTGGACGAGGTGA
- a CDS encoding Ribosomal protein L18 produces the protein MKGGPNYKVPLRRRREGKTNYYKRFRLLLSGKTRMVVRVSNKYVTVQFIDFDLKGDKVVAAAHSRELIKKFGWKGSGKATCVAYLTGFLAALRFLEKGGREAILDVGLHKPSRGSRVFAALKGALNAGVNIPHGEDVLPSDERIRCEHVANYAAQLRQESQEKFKRVFSQLSSRIDPAELPKHFEEVLERIKAAYKAVIEASTRQQVTEVTGSE, from the coding sequence GTGAAGGGAGGACCTAACTACAAGGTTCCGCTTAGGAGGAGGCGTGAAGGCAAGACGAACTATTACAAGAGGTTCCGTCTCCTCCTAAGCGGGAAGACCAGGATGGTCGTGAGGGTCAGCAACAAGTACGTTACTGTTCAGTTCATAGACTTCGACTTGAAGGGGGACAAGGTCGTTGCAGCCGCCCACTCAAGGGAGCTCATAAAGAAGTTCGGGTGGAAGGGGAGCGGTAAGGCTACGTGCGTGGCCTACCTGACAGGCTTCCTCGCGGCGCTGAGGTTCCTTGAGAAGGGAGGTCGTGAGGCTATCCTCGACGTAGGCCTCCACAAGCCGTCAAGGGGGTCAAGGGTCTTCGCAGCGCTTAAGGGCGCCCTGAACGCCGGCGTCAACATACCTCACGGTGAGGACGTCCTGCCCAGTGATGAAAGGATCAGGTGCGAGCACGTGGCTAATTACGCTGCTCAGCTGAGGCAGGAGAGCCAGGAAAAGTTCAAGAGGGTCTTCTCACAGCTTTCCTCGCGCATAGACCCAGCAGAGCTGCCTAAGCACTTTGAGGAGGTTCTTGAAAGGATAAAGGCCGCTTATAAGGCTGTTATTGAGGCCTCGACAAGACAACAGGTAACGGAGGTGACAGGCAGTGAGTGA
- a CDS encoding Ribosomal protein L19E, which yields MMDYSLQRRLAAEILGVGESRIWIDPSPDHREEIEAAVTKDDVRGLISRGLIRVIPAKGNAHRWLERKEKRLKGHRRGPGKREGTAGARRDPEGQWVHRVRKMRRYIRWLRDHGMISRKDYRLLYRLIKGNRFSSLADLRRYVESSGMLKQATGGQK from the coding sequence GTGATGGACTACAGCCTTCAGAGGAGGCTTGCGGCTGAGATACTGGGCGTCGGCGAGAGCAGGATATGGATAGACCCAAGCCCTGACCACAGGGAGGAGATAGAGGCAGCGGTCACAAAGGACGACGTGAGGGGCCTAATAAGCAGGGGCCTGATAAGGGTCATCCCTGCCAAGGGGAACGCTCACAGGTGGCTCGAGAGGAAGGAAAAGAGGCTCAAGGGCCATAGGAGGGGACCAGGCAAGAGGGAGGGGACCGCTGGAGCGAGGAGGGACCCTGAGGGCCAGTGGGTCCACAGGGTTAGGAAGATGAGGAGGTACATAAGGTGGCTGAGGGATCACGGGATGATAAGCAGGAAGGATTACAGGTTGCTGTACAGGCTAATAAAGGGCAACAGGTTCTCAAGCCTTGCTGACCTGAGGAGGTACGTGGAGTCGAGTGGCATGCTTAAGCAGGCGACGGGTGGCCAGAAGTGA
- a CDS encoding Ribosomal protein L32E, giving the protein MSSEAVVRARPAELRQRRLLQFKMSRKLRVRFVRYLSWRIGRLDESWRKPKGIDNKVRLQYKGYPPLVKVGYRTDSSIRGRHPSGLIPVVVSNVKELEGLSPSTHIIYISGRVGLRKRLQILDEAKRRGFRVANGGE; this is encoded by the coding sequence ATGTCATCAGAGGCCGTTGTGAGGGCCCGTCCAGCAGAGCTCAGGCAGAGGAGACTGCTCCAGTTCAAGATGAGCAGGAAGCTGAGGGTAAGGTTTGTGAGATATCTCTCGTGGCGCATAGGCCGCCTGGACGAGTCGTGGAGGAAGCCAAAGGGTATCGATAACAAGGTCAGGCTTCAGTACAAGGGCTATCCTCCACTTGTCAAGGTTGGCTATAGGACGGACTCCTCCATCAGAGGCAGACACCCCTCAGGCCTCATACCGGTCGTGGTCTCAAACGTCAAGGAGCTTGAGGGCCTCAGCCCATCAACTCACATTATTTATATATCTGGCAGGGTAGGCCTGAGGAAGAGACTGCAGATACTTGATGAGGCTAAGAGGAGGGGGTTCAGGGTAGCTAACGGTGGTGAGTGA
- a CDS encoding archaeal ribosomal protein L6P has protein sequence MPRALLVERRVEIPQGVTVTVDGMKVTVKGPKGEIRKDFSHAKGVTITVDGNYVVVSASLADSRKKALVGTIAAHIKNMIVGVTKGFRYKLKVISTHFPITIKVEKNRVVISNFLGEKAPRYATVMPGVTVKVQGQDVIVEGIDIEAVGQTAANIERATHISDLDRRKFMDGIFIYAREVIE, from the coding sequence TTGCCAAGGGCGCTGCTGGTCGAGAGAAGGGTTGAGATACCCCAGGGGGTCACAGTGACAGTGGACGGCATGAAGGTCACGGTTAAGGGGCCTAAGGGCGAGATAAGGAAGGACTTCAGCCACGCCAAGGGGGTCACGATAACAGTTGACGGCAATTACGTGGTCGTGAGCGCAAGCCTCGCCGACTCGAGGAAGAAGGCGCTCGTAGGGACCATAGCGGCCCACATAAAGAACATGATAGTCGGAGTTACAAAGGGGTTCAGGTACAAGCTGAAGGTCATATCAACGCACTTCCCCATAACAATTAAGGTTGAGAAGAACAGAGTGGTCATAAGCAACTTCCTAGGGGAGAAGGCGCCTAGGTACGCGACTGTAATGCCTGGGGTCACGGTCAAGGTTCAGGGCCAGGACGTAATAGTTGAGGGCATAGACATAGAGGCCGTGGGGCAGACCGCCGCTAACATAGAGAGGGCCACTCACATATCAGACTTAGATAGGAGGAAGTTCATGGACGGTATTTTCATCTATGCGAGGGAGGTGATAGAGTGA